A section of the Myxococcus virescens genome encodes:
- a CDS encoding AMP-binding protein, which produces MAALPELNVTQTFTGKRLLFAGATGFVGKVTLSMLLTRYGQDLDKVYVLVRKGSAASAERRFFDKVATSEPFQPLRDSLGDEGALAFIRQKVEVLDGDITDPWMGLEEPQVEALTGKVHAFINCAGLVSFNPSLEVGLNVNTHGLKFAAALAVRWSVPLIHMSTAFVAGNRSGLVFEDEEIRGYFPKREEMDGRDFSLEQELQDAARIVARLREQAEDRALTSTFRKKALDRLEEEGRDPNDEKTLRLAVGRERKLWLSGELVRAGMERAAHWGWPNTYTYTKSLGEQVLAATPGLRYSIVRPSIVESARHFPFPGWNEGFTTSAPLAFAGIKGPGGIPAGENTILDIIPVDQVAGATIGITAHAMDVEERRIYQLASGDENPFYAGRSVELVGLYRRRYYRNRESGNALMNKLRSRVEPQPVSKKEFELFSAPMLSRGARFLKKAIDEVRPAWGAPAVQAMLDKAKESLDEVDDNAQGIIALTELFLPFLYENRYVFRCDNTRSVYARMAHADRLKVPWDPEHIDWRDYFLGTHLPGLEKWVFPGMEEEREKRTVIPAHRDLLELMEATVHAYRHRVAFRMVAGEKEERFTYGEVHRYAARVGSFLLAAGIKHGDRVLLVSENRPEWGISYFGILRAGATVVPVDPGLSEAELVNIARRADARACLVSEDAARDFPGLFAALGDGVTVASLAEAMTGDPAHPDRIGPVRRSAAADDLASIIFTSGTTGTPKGVMLTHRNFAALVAKLAGTFDIGVGDGVLSVLPLHHTFEFAAGFLTPFWRGAEITYIDELTSDRLGEVFETGRITAMVGVPALWQLLHRKITQEFASRPPFIEQALKALMATHGELRNRNNINLGKLLFWPVHRKFGGRIKVIVSGGSALPDDVHKAFHELGFNITEGYGLTEAAPVLAVTKPGNKRQPGTVGRALPGIELRILNPDNDGLGEVLAKGPNVMPGYFGDREATEAVLKDGWLHTGDLGRLDAEGHLYLVGRAKDVIIDHNGKNIYPDELEELYQDHTHIKELSIVGLPDDAGGEKVACLCVPDYADRPREEVRRELEEHFRKVSAGMPFYRRVKVLRLWDGELPRTAKRSVKRKQVVEELKRQERMAASASKAREKAANPATGGIADWLFPLIADVSHRPVSDVRPDALLSGDLGFDSLMLTELSSALEAAGVPLPAVDDLTQVQTVEDLRKVVASSGKRPTVETRAKEISKENERAEEVEIPVPDVVADVGRQLLSFGQKVLYGGVFDVKVTGKSFIPQNRNFLVIANHSSHLDAGLVRVALGDQGERLVSLAARDYFFNTPLKRAWFENFTNLVPIERQGSLRESLRMAGEALRQGFNVLIFPEGTRSTTGELMEFKSTLGYLALTFNMDVLPLYIGGAFDALPKGSVLPKTKTPLRVNIGPVLGHADLRTRVQGMARSEGYRYVTRIAEDSMRALRDGRVLNLERVDLPPAGTSPRASTSTEGKDS; this is translated from the coding sequence ATGGCCGCCCTTCCCGAGCTGAACGTCACCCAGACCTTCACCGGCAAGCGCCTGCTCTTCGCGGGCGCCACCGGCTTCGTGGGCAAGGTGACGCTGTCCATGCTGCTGACCCGCTACGGGCAGGACCTGGACAAGGTATACGTGCTGGTCCGCAAGGGCAGCGCCGCGTCCGCCGAGCGCCGCTTCTTCGACAAGGTCGCCACCAGTGAGCCCTTCCAGCCGCTGCGAGACAGCCTGGGGGATGAAGGCGCGCTGGCCTTCATCCGCCAGAAGGTGGAGGTGCTGGACGGCGACATCACCGACCCGTGGATGGGCCTGGAAGAGCCCCAGGTGGAGGCGCTCACCGGCAAGGTGCACGCGTTCATCAACTGCGCCGGTCTGGTGTCCTTCAACCCGTCGCTGGAGGTGGGCCTCAACGTCAACACCCACGGCCTGAAGTTCGCCGCGGCGCTGGCGGTGCGCTGGTCCGTCCCGCTGATTCACATGTCCACGGCCTTCGTGGCCGGCAACCGCAGCGGGCTCGTCTTCGAGGACGAGGAGATTCGCGGCTACTTCCCCAAGCGGGAGGAGATGGACGGCCGCGACTTCAGCCTGGAGCAGGAGCTGCAGGACGCGGCGCGCATCGTCGCGCGGCTGCGCGAGCAGGCCGAGGACCGGGCCCTCACGTCCACCTTCCGCAAGAAGGCGTTGGACCGGCTGGAGGAAGAAGGCCGCGACCCCAACGACGAGAAGACGCTGCGGCTGGCGGTGGGCCGTGAGCGCAAGCTGTGGCTCAGCGGCGAGCTGGTGCGCGCCGGCATGGAGCGCGCCGCCCACTGGGGTTGGCCCAACACGTACACGTACACCAAGTCCCTGGGCGAGCAGGTGCTCGCGGCCACGCCGGGCCTGCGCTACTCCATCGTCCGGCCCTCCATCGTGGAGAGTGCGCGGCACTTCCCCTTCCCCGGCTGGAATGAAGGCTTCACGACCTCCGCGCCCCTGGCCTTCGCGGGCATCAAGGGCCCCGGCGGCATCCCCGCGGGCGAGAACACCATCCTGGACATCATCCCGGTGGACCAGGTGGCGGGCGCCACCATCGGCATCACCGCGCATGCCATGGACGTGGAGGAGCGGCGCATCTACCAGCTCGCCTCCGGCGATGAGAATCCCTTCTACGCCGGCCGCTCCGTGGAGCTGGTGGGCCTGTACCGGCGGCGCTACTACCGCAACCGCGAGTCCGGCAACGCGCTGATGAACAAGCTGCGCTCGCGCGTCGAGCCGCAGCCGGTCAGCAAGAAGGAGTTCGAGCTGTTCAGCGCGCCCATGCTGTCGCGCGGCGCGCGCTTCCTGAAGAAGGCCATCGACGAGGTGCGTCCCGCGTGGGGCGCTCCGGCCGTCCAGGCCATGCTGGACAAGGCGAAGGAGTCGCTGGACGAGGTGGACGACAACGCCCAGGGCATCATCGCCCTGACGGAGCTGTTCCTCCCCTTCCTCTACGAGAACCGCTACGTCTTCCGCTGCGACAACACCCGCTCCGTGTATGCGCGCATGGCGCACGCGGACCGGTTGAAGGTGCCCTGGGACCCGGAGCACATCGACTGGCGCGACTACTTCCTGGGGACACACCTCCCTGGCCTGGAGAAGTGGGTGTTCCCGGGCATGGAGGAGGAGCGCGAGAAGCGCACCGTCATCCCCGCGCACCGCGACCTGCTGGAGCTGATGGAAGCCACGGTGCACGCGTACCGGCACCGCGTGGCCTTCCGCATGGTGGCGGGCGAGAAGGAGGAGCGCTTCACCTACGGCGAGGTGCACCGCTATGCCGCGCGCGTGGGCAGCTTCCTGCTGGCCGCGGGCATCAAGCACGGCGACCGCGTGCTGCTGGTGTCGGAGAACCGGCCGGAGTGGGGCATCAGCTACTTCGGCATCCTGCGCGCGGGCGCAACCGTCGTTCCGGTGGACCCGGGCCTGAGCGAGGCGGAGCTCGTCAACATCGCCCGCCGGGCGGACGCGCGCGCGTGCCTGGTCTCCGAGGACGCGGCCCGGGACTTCCCCGGCCTCTTCGCCGCGCTGGGTGACGGCGTCACCGTGGCCAGCCTCGCGGAGGCGATGACGGGCGACCCGGCGCACCCGGACCGCATCGGACCGGTGCGCAGGTCCGCCGCGGCGGATGACCTGGCCAGCATCATCTTCACCTCCGGCACCACGGGCACGCCCAAGGGCGTCATGCTGACCCACCGGAACTTCGCCGCGCTGGTGGCGAAGCTGGCGGGGACCTTCGACATCGGCGTGGGCGACGGCGTGCTGTCCGTCCTGCCGCTGCACCACACCTTCGAGTTCGCCGCCGGTTTCCTCACCCCCTTCTGGCGCGGGGCGGAAATCACCTACATCGACGAGCTGACGTCGGACCGGCTGGGCGAGGTGTTCGAGACGGGCCGCATCACCGCCATGGTGGGCGTGCCGGCGCTGTGGCAGCTCCTGCACCGCAAGATTACGCAGGAGTTCGCCAGCCGCCCGCCGTTCATCGAACAGGCGCTCAAGGCGCTGATGGCCACCCACGGCGAGCTGCGCAACCGCAACAACATCAACCTGGGCAAGCTGCTGTTCTGGCCGGTGCACCGCAAGTTCGGCGGGCGCATCAAGGTCATCGTGTCGGGCGGCTCGGCGCTGCCGGACGACGTGCACAAGGCCTTCCACGAGCTGGGCTTCAACATCACGGAGGGCTACGGCCTGACGGAGGCCGCGCCGGTGCTGGCGGTGACGAAGCCCGGCAACAAGCGCCAGCCCGGCACGGTGGGCCGCGCGCTGCCCGGCATCGAGCTGCGCATCCTCAATCCGGACAATGACGGGTTGGGTGAAGTGCTGGCCAAGGGCCCCAACGTCATGCCCGGCTACTTCGGCGACCGCGAGGCCACCGAGGCGGTGCTCAAGGACGGCTGGCTCCACACGGGCGACCTGGGACGTCTGGACGCGGAGGGCCACCTGTACCTGGTGGGCCGCGCGAAGGACGTCATCATCGACCACAACGGGAAGAACATCTACCCGGACGAGCTGGAGGAGCTGTACCAGGACCATACGCACATCAAGGAGCTGTCCATCGTCGGCCTGCCCGACGACGCGGGCGGTGAGAAGGTGGCGTGCCTGTGCGTGCCCGACTACGCGGACCGCCCACGCGAGGAAGTGCGCCGCGAGCTGGAGGAGCACTTCCGCAAGGTGAGCGCGGGCATGCCCTTCTACCGGCGCGTGAAGGTGCTGCGCCTGTGGGACGGCGAGCTGCCGCGCACCGCCAAGCGCAGCGTGAAGCGCAAGCAGGTGGTGGAGGAGCTCAAGCGCCAGGAGCGCATGGCGGCCAGCGCCAGCAAGGCGCGCGAGAAGGCGGCCAACCCCGCCACGGGCGGCATCGCGGACTGGCTCTTCCCGCTCATCGCGGACGTCAGCCACCGGCCGGTGTCCGACGTGCGTCCGGACGCGCTGCTCAGCGGGGACCTCGGCTTCGACTCGCTGATGCTCACCGAGCTGTCCTCCGCGCTGGAGGCCGCCGGCGTGCCGCTGCCCGCGGTGGACGACCTGACGCAGGTGCAGACGGTGGAGGACCTGCGCAAGGTGGTGGCGTCCTCCGGCAAGCGCCCCACGGTGGAGACGCGCGCGAAGGAAATCTCCAAGGAGAACGAGCGCGCGGAAGAGGTGGAGATTCCGGTGCCCGACGTGGTGGCGGACGTGGGCCGTCAGCTCTTGTCCTTCGGGCAGAAGGTGCTCTACGGCGGCGTGTTCGACGTGAAGGTGACGGGCAAGTCCTTCATCCCGCAGAACCGCAACTTCCTGGTCATCGCCAACCACTCCAGCCACCTGGACGCGGGCCTGGTCCGCGTGGCGCTGGGTGACCAGGGCGAGCGGCTGGTGTCCCTGGCGGCGCGTGACTACTTCTTCAACACGCCGCTCAAGCGCGCCTGGTTCGAGAACTTCACCAACCTGGTCCCCATTGAACGGCAGGGCTCGCTGCGCGAGTCGCTGCGGATGGCGGGCGAGGCGCTGCGCCAGGGCTTCAACGTCCTCATCTTCCCGGAGGGCACGCGCTCCACCACCGGTGAGCTGATGGAGTTCAAGTCCACGCTGGGCTACCTGGCGCTCACCTTCAACATGGACGTGCTGCCGCTGTACATCGGCGGCGCCTTCGACGCGCTGCCCAAGGGCAGCGTGCTGCCCAAGACGAAGACGCCCCTGCGGGTGAACATCGGTCCGGTGCTGGGCCACGCGGACCTGCGCACGCGGGTGCAGGGCATGGCGCGCTCGGAGGGCTACCGCTACGTCACGCGCATCGCCGAGGACTCGATGCGGGCGCTGCGCGACGGCCGGGTGCTGAACCTGGAGCGCGTGGACCTGCCTCCGGCCGGGACCAGTCCCCGCGCGTCCACGTCCACGGAAGGGAAGGACTCGTGA